The following proteins are encoded in a genomic region of Colletotrichum higginsianum IMI 349063 chromosome 9, whole genome shotgun sequence:
- a CDS encoding Major facilitator superfamily transporter has product MSFYDSEDATRPMLGEGEEDEKALDLSPIQQQRQRQQQQQQQQQQQQQQQQRRSQRKILSSLLVGLALSIVFAFSVTWTFQFIVTPPRTNAEGVIVSPCGSTSSEARARGCHFDVLSFCWVPEECFDRELTDEFRRAGPWVFYTDRNKTASVTEEEFGADVRPVYLTNRLHKTHCAYNILRFHKALTEGRMVHKEDVLTHTKHCTQVLTRANEPDDIEVRAKIQYPDCGHFSKDFPGKAKDDVRSHHHHV; this is encoded by the coding sequence ATGTCTTTTTACGATTCTGAAGACGCCACTCGCCCCATGCTCGgtgagggggaggaagacgaaAAGGCGCTCGATCTATCGCCTatacaacaacaacgacaacgacaacaacaacaacaacaacaacaacaacaacaacaacaacagcaacagcggcGCAGCCAACGCAAAATACTGTCTAGtcttctcgtcggcctcgcaCTGAGCATCGTCTTTGCATTCTCCGTCACCTGGACCTTCCAGTTCATCGTCACCCCTCCCCGCACCAACGCCGAGGGGGTCATCGTGAGCCCTTGCGGCAGCACGTCCAGTGAGGCAAGGGCTCGCGGCTGCCACTTCGACGTGCTCTCGTTCTGCTGGGTCCCGGAGGAGTGCTTCGACAGGGAGCTTACCGACGAGTTCCGTAGAGCCGGGCCGTGGGTGTTTTACACCGATCGGAACAAGACCGCCTCGGTCACGGAAGAGGAgttcggcgccgacgtgcgGCCAGTCTACCTCACCAACAGGCTGCACAAGACGCACTGCGCCTACAACATCCTACGGTTCCACAAGGCGCTGACCGAGGGCCGCATGGTGCACAAGGAGGACGTCTTGACGCACACGAAGCACTGTACGCAGGTCTTGACGCGGGCCAACGAGCCGGACGACATTGAAGTCAGGGCGAAGATTCAGTATCCTGACTGCGGCCATTTCTCAAAGGATTTCCCCGGAAAGGCGAAGGACGATGTCCGCagccaccatcatcatgtaTGA
- a CDS encoding 2OG-Fe(II) oxygenase: MAVQKLLYTSLIVALLAVVYSASSRFANIPKAPLDNPCKRPPYTVRTLSYDPLIQHLENFITPQESRHLVAIAQPRFERSLAIRTDGRSVAAQERTSSTAYLPPDDPVVQCITSRASEFQGYVDTGMMEDLQVTRYLEGQQYTNHYDWAANPAARNQTTNRETTFFAVLDVDCVSCGTRFPKISVDWGLEDPKWCEFVDCAASTALTVRAVPGSAVFWRNLHADGAGDLRTLHAGLPAVGGKKIGKLLGPSSLGGDARCMEEFVGRVGRKSSFTRAQILRCSMELLLIILLAATFAVLLRESSQRNQVLDPHVFRAGSDYNHFVPHGIDAKLAKVVYGISTDVQSRSEAFHDLGTLNQTLASWQTLSHGFVRATPYDGSGAQKPFAGGLFEIAAFHQIHCLKSILEDFGLLAAGVPKNQLPGYSSGVTLTWEEHKAHCFNYVRQALMCFADSTAEGHMDKDPHRVADRGVMHVCNDFDSLLAWSRQPERALPSDWRITD, from the exons ATGGCTGTCCAGAAACTTCTGTACACCTCATTGATCGTTGCTCTTCTTGCGGTTGTGTACTCGGCTAGTTCTCGATTCGCAAACATCCCGAAAGCTCCCCTCGACAACCCTTGTAAACGCCCGCCTTATACGGTCCGGACATTGTCTTACGACCCACTCATCCAACATCTCGAAAACTTCATCACACCCCAAGAATCTCGACACTTGGTCGCCATTGC GCAACCTAGGTTTGAGCGGTCTCTTGCCATCAGAACGGACGGGCGATCTGTGGCCGCCCAAGAGAGGACGAGCTCCACCGCATACCTGCCGCCAGACGACCCTGTCGTTCAATGTATCACGTCCAGGGCTTCCGAGTTCCAGGGATACGTGGATACTGGCATGATGGAAGACCTCCAAGTCACGCGGTATCTGGAGGGACAACAGTACACGAATCACTATGACTGGGCAGCCAACCCTGCCGCGAGAAACCAGACGACAAACCGGGAAACAACTTTCtttgccgtcctcgatgtCGACTGCGTCAGCTGCGGGACCAGGTTCCCCAAAATCTCGGTCGACTGGGGCCTCGAAGACCCGAAGTGGTGCGAGTTCGTTGATTGCGCGGCTTCTACGGCGCTGACCGTGCGGGCGGTTCCCGGAAGTGCTGTCTTTTGGCGCAACCTTCACGCCGACGGAGCCGGTGACTTGCGAACGTTGCATGCCGGATTACCTGCGGTGGGAGGCAAGAAGATCGG GAAGCTACTTGGCCCTTCTTCGTTAGGCGGCGATGCGAGATGCATGGAAGAATTCGTGGGCAGAGTAGGCCGGAAATCCAGCTTCACTCGGGCTCAGATCTTGCGATGCTCTATGGAACTCTTGCTCATTATCCTCCTCGCTGCCACGTTTGCTGTCCTTCTCAGAGAGAGCAGCCAGAGGAATCAGGTCTTGGACCCTCATGTCTTCCGCGCCGGGAGCGATTATAATCATTTCGTGCCCCATGGTATCGATGCCAAGCTCGCAAAGGTTGTGTACGGGATTTCAACTGACGTTCAGAGCAGAT CCGAGGCTTTCCACGATCTTGGAACGTTGAATCAGACACTCGCGTCTTGGCAGACGCTCTCCCATG GATTTGTCCGCGCCACGCCCTATGACGGTAGCGGGGCCCAGAAGCCCTTTGCAGGAGGTCTATTTGAAATCGCCGCCTTTCATCAAATACACTGTCTG AAATCCATCCTAGAAGACTTTGgtctccttgccgccggtgTGCCCAAAAACCAGCTGCCTGGCTACTCCAGCGGCGTCACGCTCACCTGGGAGGAGCACAAGGCGCACTGCTTCAACTACGTCCGGCAAGCTCTGATGTGCTTTGCCGACTCCACCGCCGAGGGCCACATGGACAAGGACCCCCATCGCGTAGCAGACCGTGGTGTTATGCACGTCTGCAATGATTTTGACTCGCTGCTGGCATGGTCACGGCAGCCAGAACGAGCGCTACCCAGTGACTGGAGGATCACGGATTAA